The following coding sequences are from one Desulfosporosinus orientis DSM 765 window:
- the sdhB gene encoding succinate dehydrogenase iron-sulfur subunit has product MTKEPTEIKLVIQRRSNPKANPYFEEFLIPYFPKMNVVAALMEIQKKPVNAKGEVTTPVVWDCNCLEEVCGACTMVINGQARQACSALVDQLTQPIHLAPLSKFPVIKDLVVDRQVMFDNLRKVKAWIEIDGTHEMGPGPKVSQKVQEQAYTLSKCMTCGCCMEACPNVNDKSKFIGPAPIAQVDLMNSHPTGALQSEMRLEALMGEGGIADCGNAQNCIKACPKEIPLTRSIARLNRATTLQGIKSWFNK; this is encoded by the coding sequence ATGACCAAGGAGCCTACGGAGATCAAATTAGTGATTCAACGCCGGTCTAACCCCAAAGCTAATCCCTATTTTGAAGAGTTCTTAATCCCCTATTTTCCCAAGATGAATGTGGTCGCTGCCTTGATGGAGATTCAGAAAAAACCTGTCAATGCCAAAGGTGAGGTTACGACGCCTGTCGTTTGGGACTGCAATTGCCTTGAAGAAGTGTGCGGAGCCTGCACTATGGTGATCAATGGTCAGGCCCGTCAGGCCTGTTCTGCCTTAGTGGATCAGCTGACACAACCTATTCATCTCGCCCCTCTCAGCAAGTTTCCTGTGATTAAAGACCTGGTTGTGGACCGGCAGGTGATGTTTGACAACCTGCGTAAAGTGAAAGCCTGGATTGAAATAGACGGTACTCATGAAATGGGGCCGGGGCCTAAAGTTTCTCAGAAAGTGCAGGAGCAGGCTTACACACTTTCCAAATGTATGACCTGCGGATGCTGTATGGAAGCCTGTCCTAATGTCAATGACAAATCAAAATTCATCGGTCCCGCCCCCATTGCTCAGGTGGATTTGATGAATTCCCATCCCACAGGGGCTTTGCAATCCGAGATGAGGCTGGAGGCTTTGATGGGTGAAGGAGGCATTGCTGATTGCGGCAACGCTCAAAATTGTATTAAAGCCTGCCCGAAAGAAATTCCTCTCACTCGTTCTATAGCTCGTCTGAACCGGGCAACCACTCTGCAGGGGATCAAGAGCTGGTTTAATAAGTAA
- a CDS encoding MmgE/PrpD family protein — MSLSLELACFIKGLRFADLPAEVVLAAKNAFLDWLGSAAAGSQREPGRIVLSVAEELGGKAEATLISTGRKTSSILAAFVNGSVSHIVELDDVHKASIIHAGAPIIPAALAAAEKTGAGGRALIEGIVAGYESAIRIGEAVTPAHYHYWHTTGTVGTFGAAAAAGKILNLSEKELVHALGTAGTQAAGLWEFLADGAMSKHLHPGKAALNGLLAALLAGHGFTGASKIIEGEKGFVRATAQEFDLSKISQGLGQNYKILENCIKIHASCRHTHPAIDLVLELVKKYDLTPENIQTIVTRTYPIALDLTGNYEPHTLYAAKFSLPFCVALAAKQRKAGLNDFNQQTLVDPVIRDLMSRVQLMEDPEITALYPAKWPALVEITDSEGKMFSQRTDYPAGDPENPVSQRDLEQKFRELASAHFGVARVQELVLLISQLEDLSSLSVLFAR, encoded by the coding sequence ATGAGTCTATCGCTGGAACTCGCTTGTTTTATCAAAGGACTCCGCTTTGCTGATTTGCCCGCTGAGGTTGTTTTAGCCGCCAAAAACGCTTTTTTGGATTGGCTTGGCTCTGCTGCTGCCGGTTCCCAGCGTGAGCCGGGCAGAATCGTATTGTCTGTAGCAGAGGAATTAGGCGGTAAGGCAGAAGCAACCCTTATCAGCACAGGAAGAAAAACTTCATCGATTTTAGCAGCTTTTGTGAATGGTTCGGTTTCCCATATCGTGGAGCTAGATGATGTCCATAAAGCTTCAATAATTCATGCCGGTGCTCCCATTATACCCGCGGCTTTAGCGGCTGCAGAAAAAACTGGGGCTGGCGGACGCGCTTTGATTGAGGGAATAGTGGCCGGTTATGAATCGGCCATCCGTATCGGAGAAGCGGTTACTCCGGCCCACTATCATTACTGGCATACCACGGGAACGGTAGGGACCTTTGGAGCGGCGGCTGCTGCCGGTAAGATTTTAAACCTGAGCGAGAAAGAACTGGTCCATGCTCTTGGTACTGCAGGTACTCAAGCCGCCGGTTTGTGGGAATTCTTGGCGGACGGGGCTATGAGCAAACACCTGCATCCTGGCAAAGCCGCTCTTAATGGCTTATTGGCCGCACTATTGGCCGGTCATGGCTTTACGGGAGCAAGCAAGATTATAGAAGGGGAAAAAGGCTTTGTTCGAGCTACGGCTCAGGAATTTGATTTGAGCAAAATATCCCAGGGTTTGGGACAGAACTATAAAATCCTTGAAAATTGTATCAAAATTCATGCTTCCTGCCGGCATACTCACCCAGCGATTGATTTAGTATTAGAGTTAGTCAAAAAATACGATTTAACACCTGAAAACATCCAAACAATTGTGACCAGAACCTATCCAATAGCTTTAGATTTAACGGGAAATTATGAACCTCATACTTTGTATGCCGCGAAATTCAGTTTGCCATTCTGTGTCGCCCTCGCTGCAAAGCAGCGAAAAGCAGGCTTGAATGATTTTAATCAGCAGACCTTAGTGGATCCTGTGATTCGGGACCTAATGAGCCGAGTTCAACTGATGGAGGATCCGGAAATTACAGCGCTCTATCCTGCCAAATGGCCGGCCTTGGTTGAGATTACAGATTCCGAAGGGAAAATGTTCAGCCAGCGAACAGATTATCCGGCAGGTGACCCGGAAAATCCTGTCAGTCAAAGAGATCTAGAACAAAAATTTAGAGAACTGGCGAGTGCGCACTTTGGAGTAGCCCGTGTGCAAGAATTGGTGCTTCTTATCAGTCAATTAGAAGATTTAAGCAGCCTTTCAGTGTTATTTGCTCGATGA
- a CDS encoding succinate dehydrogenase cytochrome B558, which produces MVKVFFWRKIHSLSGIIPLGVFIMVHMFINSMAVLGSDNFNGGVALLHSLPYLWFWELVLIFLPIVYHAGYGLWLVWQTNNNIRSYPYFRNGLFYWQRVSAIITLLFVTWHVAVLRFSEGIISSISFELVMKALNQPILLALYVIGLLATFSHFANGLWSFLVSWGITVGEQAQRTAGYCCFGVFIILTAVGLNALLAFV; this is translated from the coding sequence ATGGTTAAGGTATTTTTTTGGCGTAAAATACATTCCCTGTCCGGAATTATACCCTTGGGAGTTTTTATAATGGTTCATATGTTTATCAACTCTATGGCTGTTCTGGGATCGGACAATTTCAACGGCGGAGTAGCCCTCTTGCATAGTCTTCCCTATCTTTGGTTTTGGGAACTCGTGTTGATCTTTTTGCCCATTGTCTACCATGCAGGTTATGGACTGTGGCTTGTTTGGCAAACCAATAATAATATCCGCAGCTATCCCTACTTTCGCAATGGGTTGTTTTACTGGCAAAGGGTTTCCGCTATTATCACTTTGCTCTTTGTGACCTGGCATGTGGCGGTCCTGCGTTTTTCTGAGGGAATTATCAGCAGTATTAGCTTCGAGTTAGTGATGAAGGCCTTGAACCAACCCATACTACTGGCTCTTTACGTCATTGGTCTGCTGGCAACTTTCAGTCATTTTGCTAATGGCTTATGGTCCTTTCTGGTATCTTGGGGGATTACAGTAGGGGAACAAGCCCAGCGTACAGCAGGGTATTGTTGCTTTGGGGTATTTATCATACTGACGGCTGTAGGGCTTAATGCTCTGCTGGCCTTTGTTTAG
- the sdhA gene encoding succinate dehydrogenase flavoprotein subunit: MSGKVIVVGGGLAGLMSVIKLAELGQKVDLFSLVPCKRSHSVCAQGGINAAVNTKGEGDSTWEHFDDTIYGGDFLANQTPVKNMIEAAPSIIYLMDRMGVQFNRTPEGFLDVRRLGGAKYSRTVFAGATTGQQLIYALDEQVRRYEDAGLVTRYEEWELLSLVLDEGICRGVVVQDLKSLDIQVFGADAVILATGGPGMIYVRSTNSTINTGFAAASAYMQGGAYANGEFVQIHPSAIPGRDKLRLMSESIRGDGGRVWVYRDGKPWYFLEDWYPAYGNMVPRDIATRAIFKVCVDMKLGVDGENKVYLDITHLDPQEIDRKLEGVVDIYQKFIGDDPRQIPMQTFPAVHYSMGGLWVDYNQMTNIPGLFAAGECEYQYHGANRLGGNSLVAALYAGMVAGPKAFEYCSGLKKRHEDLPKALFEKAQEQEAAKLTALFGMQGPENPYQLHQELGEWMVDNVTVVRENQRLWATDQKIQELMERYQKIGVGSSGAWGNQIVPFTRRLWGMLTLARVITLGAYHRNESRGAHYKPEYPERDDENWLKTTKAEWTAMGPRFSYEPVDTSFIKPRKRRYDVAKEVTV; the protein is encoded by the coding sequence ATGAGTGGAAAAGTGATTGTAGTCGGAGGCGGTTTGGCGGGCTTGATGTCCGTGATCAAGCTGGCTGAGCTTGGTCAAAAGGTGGATTTGTTTTCTCTGGTTCCCTGCAAGCGATCTCATTCCGTATGTGCTCAAGGGGGAATCAATGCAGCTGTAAATACAAAAGGGGAAGGAGACTCCACCTGGGAGCATTTTGATGACACGATTTATGGAGGGGACTTCCTTGCCAACCAAACTCCGGTGAAGAATATGATCGAAGCTGCTCCGAGCATCATTTATCTGATGGATCGCATGGGGGTGCAGTTTAACCGGACTCCGGAAGGCTTTTTGGATGTTCGCCGGCTGGGGGGAGCCAAGTATTCCCGGACGGTTTTTGCCGGAGCGACCACCGGGCAGCAGCTGATTTATGCCCTGGATGAACAGGTACGTCGTTATGAGGATGCCGGACTGGTCACGCGCTACGAAGAATGGGAATTGTTATCCCTAGTGCTGGATGAAGGAATCTGCAGGGGAGTTGTTGTCCAGGACTTAAAAAGTCTGGATATCCAGGTTTTTGGCGCGGATGCCGTGATCCTGGCTACAGGGGGGCCGGGAATGATTTATGTGCGTAGTACGAATTCAACTATTAATACCGGATTTGCTGCAGCCTCTGCCTATATGCAAGGGGGCGCTTATGCCAACGGGGAATTTGTTCAAATCCATCCTTCGGCAATTCCCGGGAGGGATAAGCTACGTCTGATGTCGGAGTCCATCCGTGGGGACGGCGGCCGGGTTTGGGTGTACAGAGACGGAAAACCCTGGTATTTCTTAGAGGATTGGTATCCTGCCTATGGCAATATGGTGCCCAGGGATATTGCCACACGGGCTATCTTTAAAGTTTGTGTGGATATGAAGCTGGGGGTGGACGGGGAAAACAAAGTCTATCTGGATATTACTCATTTGGATCCTCAGGAGATTGACCGCAAACTGGAAGGGGTGGTGGACATCTACCAAAAGTTTATCGGAGATGATCCCCGCCAGATACCCATGCAGACCTTTCCGGCAGTGCATTATTCCATGGGAGGGCTATGGGTTGATTACAATCAAATGACTAATATCCCGGGCTTATTTGCTGCGGGAGAGTGTGAGTATCAGTATCACGGTGCCAATCGCTTGGGAGGAAACTCCTTGGTAGCTGCCTTATATGCAGGTATGGTTGCCGGTCCCAAGGCCTTCGAGTATTGCAGCGGGCTTAAGAAGCGGCATGAGGATTTGCCGAAAGCCCTATTTGAAAAAGCGCAAGAGCAGGAAGCGGCCAAACTTACAGCATTATTCGGGATGCAGGGGCCGGAGAATCCCTATCAATTGCATCAAGAGTTGGGAGAGTGGATGGTAGATAATGTCACCGTTGTCCGGGAAAACCAGAGGCTGTGGGCGACAGATCAAAAGATTCAGGAGCTGATGGAGCGTTATCAGAAGATCGGAGTGGGCAGCTCAGGGGCCTGGGGGAATCAGATTGTACCCTTTACCCGCCGCCTGTGGGGGATGCTTACCTTGGCCAGGGTGATTACCTTGGGGGCTTATCACCGCAATGAAAGCCGTGGCGCCCACTACAAGCCTGAGTACCCGGAACGGGATGATGAGAATTGGCTTAAAACTACTAAAGCAGAATGGACGGCTATGGGGCCTCGTTTTAGTTATGAACCCGTAGATACAAGCTTTATTAAACCGCGCAAGCGGCGCTACGATGTGGCGAAAGAGGTGACGGTATAA